The genomic window GGCCTACCTCAAGGTCGTCGGCGAGGTCCCGATGGGGCAGGCGCCGACCGTCCGGCTGAACCCCGGGGAGGCGGCGAAGGCCCACACGGGCGGGATGCTGGCCGAGGGGGCCGATGCGATCGTCATCGTGGAGCACACCCAGGCCGTGGACGCCACGACGATCGAGGTCGTGCGGCCGGCGGCCCCGGGGGAGAACGTCATCCAGGTCGGGGAGGACGTCCGGAAGGGGCAGATCCTCCTTCCGGCGGGGCGCTGGCTGCGCGCGCAGGACCTCGGGGGCCTGGCGGCCGTCGGGATCACGGCCGTCCGGGTCCGCCGGCGTCCCCGCGTCACCATCGTCTCCTCGGGGGACGAGGTGGTCCCGCCCGACCGGGAGCCCGGGCCGGGCCAGGTCCGGGACATCAATACCTACACCCTCAGCGCGATGGTCCGCGAGGCGGGGGGGATCGCGGTCCCCCTGGGCATCGCGCCGGATCGGGAGGAGCCGCTCCGGGCGCTGGCGCAGCGGGCCATGGCGGAGGGGGATCTGGCGGTCTTCTCCGCCGGATCCTCCGTGAGCATTCGGGACATCACGGCGAAGGTGATCGACAGCCTGGGCCGCCCCGGCGTCCTGGTGCACGGCCTCTCGATCAAGCCGGGCAAGCCCACGATCCTGGCCCTGGTCGAGGGCAAGCCGGTCGTGGGGCTGCCCGGGAATCCCGTCTCCGCCATCGTCATCGCCGGCCTCTTCGTCCTCCCGGCCATCGCCGCCCTCCTCGGCCTCCGCGAGCTCCCCCGGCGGGCCGAGGTGGCGGCCCTCCTCGGCAAGAACGTGAACTCCATCCCGGGGCGGGAGGACTACGTCCCGGTCCGCCTGACCACGAAGGACGGGGTCCTGACGGCGGAGCCGGTCTTCGGCAAGTCCAACCTGATCTTCACGCTGGTCCGGGCCGACGGGCTCGTGAAAGTTCCGGCGGATGCGAGCGGGATCCCGGCGGGGGAGCGGGTGACGGTCCGCCTCTTCTGAGGAGCCGCAGAGTGGCCCATCCCCTCAGGGGCCGGAAGGTCTACCTGGAGGACATCCCCCTCGACGCGGCGGTCCGGCGCTTCCTCCCCGCCCTGGACGAGGTCGGGGCCTGCGCCCGCCTGGCGGGCGAAGCCCTGCCGGTGGCGGAGTGCCTGGGGCGCGTGACGGCCCGGCCGGTCTGGGCCGCCCTCTCCTCCCCCCATTACCCCGCGGCGGCGATGGACGGGGTGGCGGTCCGGGCGAGCGACACCCGGGGCGCCTCCGAGACGAGTCCGATCCGCCTCACGCTCGGCGAGCGGGCCCGCTGGGTGGACACCGGGGACCCGATCCCCGAGGGCTTCAACGCCGTCATCCCGCTGGAGGCGCTGCAGCCGGTAGGGGACGAGGCCGTCGAGATCGTCGGTCCCGTCGCCCCCTGGTACCACGTCCGGCCCATGGGGGAGGACATGGTGGCGACGGAGCTCATCCTGCCGGAGAACCACCGCCTCCGCCCCGTGGACCTGGGGGCGGCGGCCGGCTGCGGGTGCGCCACGCTCCTCGTCCGGCGCAGGCCGCGCGTCGCCATCCTCCCCACCGGTACGGAGCTGGTCGTTGCGGGCACCGCCGTCAGGCCTGGAGACATCATCGAGTACAACTCCCTCATGCTGGCCGGCCAGGTGGAGGAATGGGGCGGGATCCCGACCCGGTTCCCCATCGTGCCGGACGAGTACCCGCGCGTCCTCGAGGCGATCCGGGAGGCCCTCAAGGAGCACGACCTGGTCGTCGTGAACGCCGGGTCCTCTGCCGGTTCCGAGGACTTCACCGCGGCCGCCGTGGGGGAATTGGGGAAGGTCCTGGTCCACGGGATCGCGATTCGGCCCGGGCATCCGGTGATCCTGGGGATCGCCCAGGGAAAGCCGGTCCTGGGGATCCCGGGCTACCCGGTCTCGGCAGTCGTCACCTTCGAGTTGCTGGGCCGGCCCCTCCTGTACCGGATGCTCGGGCTGCCCCTGCCGAGCCGGCCCACGGTCCGGGCGATCCTGACCCGGAAGGTCCTCTCCCCGATGGGGGAGGACGAGTTCCTCCGGGTCAAGGTGGGGCAGGTCGGGGACAAGGTCGTAGCGACCCCGCTCTCCCGCGGGGCCGGGATCATCATGTCCCTCGTCCGGGCCGACGGGTGCGTGAAAATCCCCCGAGGGACGGAGGGCCTGCACGCCGGGGCCGAGGTCACGGTGGAACTCTTCCGTGATCCCGAGGAGATCGCCCGGACCATCGTGGCGATCGGGAGCCATGACCTCACGCTGGACCTGCTCGCCTCGTGGCTCAAGCAACGCCACCCCGATCTCACGCTCGCCTCGGCCAACGTCGGGAGCCTGGGGGGGCTCACCGCCCTCGCCCGGAGCGAGGCCCACCTGGCTGGTGCCCACCTCCTCGACGAGGCGACCGGCGAGTACAACCTCCCCTTCGTGCGCCAGACACTGGCCACGGTCCCAACGGTCCTGGTCAACCTGACGTTCCGGGATCAGGGGCTCATCGTCCCCAAGGGGAACCCCAAGGGCATCCGGACGCTCCAGGACCTGACGCGCCCGGACGTCCAGTTCATCAACCGGCAGCGGGGCTCCGGGACCCGCATCCTGCTCGACTACCAGCTGAAGCAGCGGGGGATCCCGCCCGCGAAGATCGCCGGCTACGCCCGCGAGGAGTACACCCACCTGAACGTCGCGGCAGCAGTGCGGAGCGGGGCGGCCGACTGCGGCCTCGGGATCCTGGCGGCCGCCCGCGCCCTCGAGCTCGATTTCGTCCCCCTCCTGAAGGAGCGCTACGATCTCGTGATTCCCCGGATGCACGCCGAGGCCCCGCTCCTCGCCCCGCTCCTCGCGATAATCCGCGGCCCGGAGTTCCGCGCCGCCGTCGCCGCCCTCGGCGGCTACGACACGAGCCGGATGGGCGAGGTGGTGGGCGAGGCCTAGAACCCGAGATGCGCCCCCGGCAGCCCGCCGTTCCGGTCGTCCTCCTCCTGGCGTCCCTCTGCCTCCCGCTCGCAACCGCCCCTCCCGCTCCCGCCGGCCCGCACGGGCCCCGGAGCGGTCGCCTCCCGACCTTCGACGTCCAGGGCCACCGGGGGGCGCGGGGTCTCGTTCCCGAGAACACCCTCCCGGCCTTCGAGCGGGCCCTGCAACTCGGGGTGGACACCCTCGAACTCGACCTCCACTTCACGCGGGACCAGCAGGTGGTGGTCTTCCACGACCCGACCCTCACGGCGGGCAAGTGCCGGAGGGTGGCCCCGGACCTCCCCGCAGCCATCGCCGACCTCACCCTGCAGGACCTCAAGCGCGGGTACGTCTGCGATGTGAAGCAGCAGGAGTTCCCCCGGCAAGACCCGGCCTTCCGGGGCGAGATCGCCGGAGGCGACTACCGCGTGCCAACCCTGCAGGAAGTCTTCGACCTGGTGGCCGCCTACGGCCGGACGGCCGACCGCGCCTACGGCCGGCGCGTCCGGTTCAACGCCGAGACCAAGCGGGTCCCCTTCGACCCGCACCACATCGGCGATGACGGCGAGGCCTTCGAGCGGACCGTCGTCCGCCTGGTCGAGCAGAACGGGCTGACGGACCGGGTGACCGTCCAGTCCTTCGACCACCGCTCCGCCCTCCGGGTCCGCCAGCTCAATCCCGCCATCGAGACCGTCGTCCTCACCAGCACCGGCAGCCCCATCCGGCCAGACCTCCTGGCGCGGGAAGCCCGGGCGGCGGTCTGGTCCCCCACGTTCCGCTTCGTAGACCGGGAGCTCCTCGAGCGGGCCCACCGGGGTGGCATCCGGGTCATCCCCTGGACCGTGAACGACGAGCCCAGCATGCGGGCCCTGATCCGGATGGGCGTGGACGGGATCATCACCGACGTCCCCGACGTGCTCCTTGCCCTCCTCAAGCGGGAGTTCCCCCATCTCCGTCCGCCTTCAGCCGAACGCGCCACGCCCTGAGAGCGGCAGCGGGCCCATTCCCGACGGAAACGAGGCTTCTACCTCTGGCGGAGGAGGCGGGAGGAGTTGGCCAGGATCCCCAGGTCGGGCACGGACTGAGCGGCCGCGGCCAGGACGGGCGGCAGGAGGCCCAGGGCCGCCAGGGACAGACCGGCGAGGTTGTACGCGCCGGTGAAGATCAGGTTCCCCTTCACCACCTTCATCGTGCGGCGGGCGATGCGGAACAGGGTGGGCACGCCCGTCCAGTCTTCGCGCAAGAGTGCCATGTGGCCGGCCTCCATGGCCACGTCGGAGCCGGCCGCGCCCATCGCGATTCCCACGTCAGCCTGCGCCAGCGCGGGCGCGTCGTTCACTCCGTCCCCCACCATGGCGACGACGCGCCCTTGCCGCTGGTAGTCCTTGACGACCGCGATCTTGTCCTCGGGGAGCAGGTTGGCGCGGTAGCGGACCCCCAGGCGGTCGGCCAGGGCGGCGGCCGTCCGCTCGTTGTCCCCGGTGAGCAGCTCGATGTGGGTTATCCCGAGGGCACGCACGGCGTCGAAGGCCGCCGGTACTTCCGGGCGCAACGTGTCGGCCGCGGCCAGGAGACCGATCAGCCCCCCGTCGCGCGCGACGAACAGGAGCGTCTTGCCCTGCGCCTCCAGCGCGGCGACGCCGGGGATGGAAGACGCAGCCGGGAGCAGCCGGCGGTTTCCCACGGCGATCGCCGCGCCCCCGACCCGGGCCCGCACCCCCAGGCCCAGGACCACCTCGAATGCCTCGGGGTCCTGCAGGGCGAGCCCGCGCTCCCGGGCTTCGCCCCGGACGGCCTCCGCCAGGGGATGCTCCGAGTACCGCTCGGCAGAGGCGGCCAGGGCCAGCACCTC from Candidatus Methylomirabilis sp. includes these protein-coding regions:
- a CDS encoding glycerophosphodiester phosphodiesterase family protein, which translates into the protein MRPRQPAVPVVLLLASLCLPLATAPPAPAGPHGPRSGRLPTFDVQGHRGARGLVPENTLPAFERALQLGVDTLELDLHFTRDQQVVVFHDPTLTAGKCRRVAPDLPAAIADLTLQDLKRGYVCDVKQQEFPRQDPAFRGEIAGGDYRVPTLQEVFDLVAAYGRTADRAYGRRVRFNAETKRVPFDPHHIGDDGEAFERTVVRLVEQNGLTDRVTVQSFDHRSALRVRQLNPAIETVVLTSTGSPIRPDLLAREARAAVWSPTFRFVDRELLERAHRGGIRVIPWTVNDEPSMRALIRMGVDGIITDVPDVLLALLKREFPHLRPPSAERATP
- the glp gene encoding gephyrin-like molybdotransferase Glp, with amino-acid sequence MPELFQVLSVDEAAARFLPRIAPLPDTEVVPVAEALGRVTAEEVASPMELPAFSRSNMDGFSVRAEDTFGATEGLPAYLKVVGEVPMGQAPTVRLNPGEAAKAHTGGMLAEGADAIVIVEHTQAVDATTIEVVRPAAPGENVIQVGEDVRKGQILLPAGRWLRAQDLGGLAAVGITAVRVRRRPRVTIVSSGDEVVPPDREPGPGQVRDINTYTLSAMVREAGGIAVPLGIAPDREEPLRALAQRAMAEGDLAVFSAGSSVSIRDITAKVIDSLGRPGVLVHGLSIKPGKPTILALVEGKPVVGLPGNPVSAIVIAGLFVLPAIAALLGLRELPRRAEVAALLGKNVNSIPGREDYVPVRLTTKDGVLTAEPVFGKSNLIFTLVRADGLVKVPADASGIPAGERVTVRLF
- a CDS encoding molybdopterin biosynthesis protein; its protein translation is MAHPLRGRKVYLEDIPLDAAVRRFLPALDEVGACARLAGEALPVAECLGRVTARPVWAALSSPHYPAAAMDGVAVRASDTRGASETSPIRLTLGERARWVDTGDPIPEGFNAVIPLEALQPVGDEAVEIVGPVAPWYHVRPMGEDMVATELILPENHRLRPVDLGAAAGCGCATLLVRRRPRVAILPTGTELVVAGTAVRPGDIIEYNSLMLAGQVEEWGGIPTRFPIVPDEYPRVLEAIREALKEHDLVVVNAGSSAGSEDFTAAAVGELGKVLVHGIAIRPGHPVILGIAQGKPVLGIPGYPVSAVVTFELLGRPLLYRMLGLPLPSRPTVRAILTRKVLSPMGEDEFLRVKVGQVGDKVVATPLSRGAGIIMSLVRADGCVKIPRGTEGLHAGAEVTVELFRDPEEIARTIVAIGSHDLTLDLLASWLKQRHPDLTLASANVGSLGGLTALARSEAHLAGAHLLDEATGEYNLPFVRQTLATVPTVLVNLTFRDQGLIVPKGNPKGIRTLQDLTRPDVQFINRQRGSGTRILLDYQLKQRGIPPAKIAGYAREEYTHLNVAAAVRSGAADCGLGILAAARALELDFVPLLKERYDLVIPRMHAEAPLLAPLLAIIRGPEFRAAVAALGGYDTSRMGEVVGEA